A single genomic interval of Macaca nemestrina isolate mMacNem1 chromosome 14, mMacNem.hap1, whole genome shotgun sequence harbors:
- the LOC139358095 gene encoding endogenous retrovirus group K member 8 Gag polyprotein-like, producing the protein MGQTKSKYASYRSFIKILLKRGGVKVSTKNLITLFQTIEQFCPWFPEQGTLDLKDWEKIGKELKQASREGKIIPLTVWNDWVIIKVALEPFQTEEDSVPISDVPKSCAVDCEKEAGIESRKGKESSHCECVSEPAMARSTQNVDNNQLQEVVYPETLKLEKKNPELAEPSESKPRWPTALPAAQMPATLQPQMQVKQVQTPKEDQIEKDRVSVMAMPFQMQCPQYQPVEDKTQPPVAYQYWPPAELQYQQPPENPYGQPGTFPVPQGRVPYPQPPTMKLNPTAPPSTQGSALHKIIDEARKQGDIEAWQFPVILEARPPGEGAQEGELPVAEARYKSFSIKMLKEMKEGVKQYGPNSPYMRTLLDSIAHGHRLIPYDWEILAKSSLSPSQFLQFKTWWIDGAQVQVRKNRTANPPIDIDADQLLGIGQNWSTVDQQVIMPNEAIEQIRAICLRAWEKIQDPGTACPSFNTIRQGSKEPYPDFVARLQDAAQKSITDENARKAIVERTNRTLKTQLVKQKKGGDSKECTTPQMQLNLALYTLNFLNIYRNQTTTSAEQHLTGKKNSPHEGKVIWWKDNKNKTWEIGKVITWGRGFACVSPGENQLPVWIPTKHLKFYNEPIGDAKKSASTETETPQSSTIDSHDEPSDDIKRTDEVTTHREGGAADLGTVKEADIVSWKKPS; encoded by the coding sequence ATGGGGCAAACTAAGAGTAAATATGCCTCTTATCgcagctttattaaaattctcttaaaaagaGGGGGAGTtaaagtctctaccaaaaatctaaTTACGCTGTTTCAAACAATAGAGCAGTTTTGTCCATGGTTTCCGGAACAGGGAACTTTAGATCTAAAAGATtgggaaaaaattggcaaagaattaaaacaagcaagCAGGGAAGGTAAAATCATTCCGCTCACAGTATGGAATGATTGGGTCATTATTAAAGTAGCTTTAGAACCATTTCAAACAGAAGAAGATAGCGTTCCAATTTCTGATGTCCCTAAAAGCTGTGCAGTAGATTGTGAAAAAGAGGCAGGGATAGAATCccggaaaggaaaggaaagttcaCACTGTGAATGTGTATCAGAGCCGGCTATGGCTCGGTCAACGCAAAATGTTGACAATAATCAATTACAGGAGGTAGTATATCCTGAAAcgttaaaattagaaaaaaaaaatccagaattagCAGAGCCATCAGAGTCTAAACCACGATGGCCAACTGCTCTTCCAGCAGCTCAAATGCCTGCAACTTTACAACCTCAAATGCAGGTTAAACAAGTACAAACTCCAAAAGaagatcaaatagaaaaagatagagtTTCTGTCATGGCAATGCCATTCCAAATGCAGTGTCCACAATATCAGCCGGTAGAAGATAAGACCCAGCCGCCAGTAGCCTATCAATACTGGCCGCCAGCTGAACTACAGTATCAGCAGCCCCCAGAAAATCCGTATGGACAGCCAGGAACATTTCCAGTGCCACAGGGCAGGGTGCCATATCCTCAACCGCCCACCATGAAACTTAATCCTACAGCACCGCCTAGTACACAGGGTAGTGcgttacataaaattattgatgaggcaagaaaacaaggagaTATTGAGGCGTGGCAATTCCCAGTAATATTAGAAGCAAGACCACCTGGAGAAGGGGCCCAAGAGGGAGAGCTTCCCGTAGCTGAAGCCAGATATAagtctttttctataaaaatgctaaaagaaatgaaagagggagtaAAACAGTATGGACCCAACTCTCCTTACATGAGAACATTATTAGATTCCATTGCTCATGGACATAGACTTATTCCTTATGATTGGGAGATTCTGGCAAAATCCTCACTCTCACCCtctcaatttttacaatttaagacTTGGTGGATTGATGGGGCACAAGTACAGGTCCGAAAAAATAGGACTGCCAATCCTCCAATTGACATAGATGCAGATCAACTATTAGGAATAGGTCAAAATTGGAGCACTGTTGACCAACAAGTAATAATGCCAAATGAGGCCATTGAGCAAATCAGGGCTATCTGCCTTAGGGCCTGGGAGAAAATCCAAGACCCAGGAACCGCCTGCCCCTCCTTTAATACAATAAGACAAGGCTCTAAAGAGCCCTACCCTGATTTTGTAGCAAGACTTCAAGATGCTGCTCAAAAGTCAATTACCGATGAGAATGCCCGTAAGGCCATAGTTGAAAGAACTAATAGAACACTCAAAACTCAGttagttaaacaaaaaaaagggggagacAGTAAGGAGTGTACCACTCCTCAGATGCAGCTTAATCTAGCActctatactttaaattttttaaacatttatagaaatcagACTACTACTTCTGCAGAACAACATCTTACTGGTAAAAAGAACAGTCCACATGAAGGAAAAGTGATTTGgtggaaagacaacaaaaataagacatgggaaatagggaaggtgataacctggggaagaggttttgcttgtgtttcaccaggagaAAATCAGCTTCCTGTTTGGATACCCACTAAACATTTGAAGTTCTACAATGAACCCATCGGAGATGCAAAGAAAAGCGCCTCCACGGAGACAGAAACACCGCAATCGAGCACCATTGACTCGCATGATGAACCAAGTGATGATATCAAAAGAACAGATGAAGTCACCACGCACCGAGAAGGCGGAGCTGCCGACCTGGGCACAGTTAAAGAAGCTGACATCGTTAGCTGGAAAAAGCCTAGCTAG